The following proteins come from a genomic window of Panicum hallii strain FIL2 chromosome 8, PHallii_v3.1, whole genome shotgun sequence:
- the LOC112902321 gene encoding protein krasavietz-like, whose protein sequence is MSSKEKPTLGGTRIKTRKRNIAAPLDPASFSDAIVQIYVDNAGDLELVAKSIESSDLNFSRYGDTFFEVVFVGGRTQPGTIKPEEEGDRHPYSVLDCAAQREAILPSVLYIQKTLRRRPFLIKNLENVMRKFLQSLEFFEENERKKLAIFTALAFSQKLSGLPPETVFQPLLKDNLVAKGIVLSFITEFFKVYLKENSLDDLIGLLKKGKMEDNLLDFFPSAKRSSEALSEHFTKEGLTSLVEYNEKKMFEVKLKEIKTTLTTMINDEAEISEVIETVKQQVKDAKFPDIEVIRMLWDVLMEAVQWSGKNQQQNSNSALRQVKAWAELLNAFCTSGRLELELIYKVQTQCYEDAKLMKLFPEIIRTLYDQDVLAEDTILLWFRKGSNPKGRQSFVKALEPFVKWLEEAEEEE, encoded by the exons ATGAG CTCAAAGGAGAAGCCCACCCTTGG AGGCACGCGGATTAAGACCCGCAAGCGGAATATCGCAGCTCCATTGGACCCTGCATCATTCTCTGATGCAATTGTCCAGATTTATGTTGATAATGCTGGTGATCTG GAACTTGTCGCCAAAAGTATCGAGTCCTCTGATCTCAACTTCTCACGTTATGGTGACACCTTTTTTGAG GTTGTTTTTGTTGGAGGGCGAACTCAGCCTGGCACAATAAAACCTGAAGAAGAAGGAGACCGCCACCCTTATTCGGTGCTAGATTGTGCAGCACAGCGTGAAGCAATTTTACCTTCTGTACTCTATATTCAGAAAACATTACGCAGGAGGCCTTTCTTAATTAAGAATCTTGAAAATGTCATGCGCAAATTCCTCCAATCGCTGGAGTTCTTTGAGGAAAATGAGAGGAAGAAACTTGCCATATTCACAGCCCTTGCATTTTCTCAGAAGCTATCAGGGCTTCCTCCTGAGACTGTATTCCAGCCTCTGCTCAAGGATAATCTTGTTGCCAAAGGGATAGTACTTTCGTTCATCACCGAGTTTTTCAAGGTATATCTGAAGGAAAACAGTTTGGATGATCTAATTGGACTTTTGAAGAAAGGCAAAATGGAGGACAATCTGCTGGACTTCTTTCCATCAGCCAAGAGGTCCTCTGAGGCTTTATCCGAGCATTTCAC CAAAGAAGGTTTGACTAGCCTTGTTGAGTATAATGAAAAGAAAATGTTTGAAGTTAAACTTAAGGAGATAAAGACAACACTTACTACCATGATCAATGATGAGGCTGAAATATCTGAAGTGATCGAGACTGTCAAGCAACAAGTTAAAGATGCCAAATTTCCTGATATAGAGGTTATCCGCATGCTGTGGGATGTGCTTATGGAGGCTGTTCAGTGGTCTGGAAAGAACCAGCAGCAGAATTCTAATTCAGCGCTTCGGCAG GTGAAAGCTTGGGCTGAGCTTTTGAATGCCTTTTGCACAAGTGGCAGACTAGAACTGGAACTCATATACAAAGTTCAGACACAATGTTATGAGGATGCTAAGCTGATGAAGCTGTTTCCTGAGATCATAAGGACACTATATGACCAAGATGTCCTAGCTGAAGATACTATCCTTCTTTGGTTCCGTAAAGGTTCAAACCCGAAGGGCAG GCAATCTTTCGTTAAAGCTCTGGAGCCATTTGTCAAATGGCTAGAGGaggcggaggaagaagaataa